The following proteins come from a genomic window of Anas platyrhynchos isolate ZD024472 breed Pekin duck chromosome 12, IASCAAS_PekinDuck_T2T, whole genome shotgun sequence:
- the SDR42E1 gene encoding short-chain dehydrogenase/reductase family 42E member 1, which translates to MTQTQRPPPHSPPGRPALLAAILWPGAGTPFPVEPGGPAGRRHGAGPGPGLRSISFNSTKGKRMEAENVAKETVLITGGGGYFGFRLGCAIYQMGVDVILFDVTKPLQPVPEGIKFMRGDVCCLSEVEEALKDVICVFHIASYGMSGREQLNRKLIEVVNVKGTENVIQACKSTGVSSLVYTSTYNVIFGGQIIENGDESLPYLPLHLHPDHYSRTKSLAEMKVLEANGAELGNEKGVLRTCALRPAGIYGPGEQRHLPRIVSYIERGLFKFVYGDPLSLVEFVHVDNLVQAHILAFEALKATKKHIAAGQAYFISDGRPVNNFEFFRPLVEGLGYKFPTCRLPLSLVYFFAFLTEIVHFLVGHVYNFQPLLTRTEVYKTGVTHYFSMEKAKKELGYKPQKYSLNEVVEWFKSQGCGPKPRKYTITKVVRNGGLLLLIAVVVAWFPSAVTFSH; encoded by the exons ATGACACAAACCCAACGCCCACCGCCCCATTCCCCCCCGGGTCGCCCTGCGCTCTTGGCAGCCATTTTGTGGCCCGGCGCGGGAACTCCATTTCCCGTGGAGcccggcggccccgcggggaggcggcacggagcggggccggggccggggctgag ATCGATTTCCTTCAACAGCACCAAAGGCAAGAGGATGGAGGCAGAAAATGTTGCCAAGGAAACGGTCCTAATTACTGGAGGAGGTGGCTATTTTGGCTTCCG TTTAGGTTGTGCCATATACCAAATGGGAGTGGATGTGATTCTCTTTGATGTCACGAAGCCACTTCAACCAGTGCCAGAGGGAATAAAGTTTATGCGAGGGGATGTCTGCTGTCTGTCTGAAGTGGAAGAGGCTCTTAAAGATGTAATCTGCGTATTCCATATCGCTTCCTATGGAATgtctggcagggagcagctgaaCCGAAAACTTATAGAAGTTGTTAACgtgaaaggaacagaaaatgtcATCCAGGCCTGCAAGAGCACAGGAGTGTCAAGTCTGGTTTATACAAGTACATATAACGTGATATTTGGAGGCCAGATTATAGAAAATGGGGATGAATCTCTGCCTTATCTACCTCTTCACCTTCATCCAGATCACTACTCCCGGACCAAATCTTTAGCTGAAATGAAGGTGCTGGAGGCAAACGGTGCTGAGCTTGGAAATGAGAAAGGTGTATTAAGGACTTGTGCTCTCCGACCAGCAGGTATCTATGGGCCAGGAGAGCAAAGACATCTTCCAAGAATAGTTAGTTACATTGAAAGGGGACTGTTTAAATTTGTATATGGAGACCCTCTCAGTTTAGTAGAATTTGTACATGTAGATAATCTTGTTCAGGCTCACATCCTTGCCTTTGAGGCCCTCAAAGCCACCAAAAAGCACATAGCTGCAGGCCAAGcctattttatttcagatggCAGGCCAGTAAATAACTTCGAATTTTTCCGACCATTAGTAGAAGGGCTGGGTTATAAGTTCCCAACCTGCCGccttcctctctcccttgtCTATTTTTTTGCATTCCTTACTGAAATAGTTCATTTTCTTGTAGGTCATGTTTATAAttttcagcctctcctcacccGCACAGAAGTTTACAAAACCGGTGTCACACATTATTTTAGCATGGAGAAAGCCAAGAAAGAGCTGGGGTATAAGCCTCAAAAATACAGCCTGAATGAAGTGGTTGAGTGGTTTAAATCTCAGGGCTGTGGACCAAAGCCAAGAAAGTATACCATTACGAAGGTTGTTAGGAATGGAGGATTGCTCTTGTTGATTGCCGTGGTGGTTGCATGGTTTCCATCTGCAGTTACATTTTCACACTGA